The following are encoded in a window of Lactobacillus acidophilus genomic DNA:
- a CDS encoding IS110 family RNA-guided transposase — protein MQVTFGIDVSKSTSTVCELIGESKNELTITNDRPGFVQLLKELSAFSKHPQIIFEATGVYSRRLQTFLEDYDYDYIILNPLKAKKKMDLGLRYNKTDKTDAYHLALIQKLHHHPVNQIQSQTYKQLNSLSRFYDQLTSDLVTAKNRLHQALQSTFPEIETLFCSAKGKNYWQIVLHYPHCDLVRKNDKTQIINWLMQLKGIGFKHAQKTTDKLIELANKAYPVVSCNSVEAEQVQYYAQSLLNLSDQREQLIERMVKLAKSLPNHDLENLESIPGFAQTTAVRVLAELGDLRRFSNPNKINAFIGIDPGRYQSGEMDSNLSISKHGNAVARKLLYRAIGQIDNASKTNPCHIADYYESKKLSSQTKGFKKIAIASIHKLIRTIYALIIKDQLYDYNVATHNQKDFSRN, from the coding sequence ATGCAAGTTACTTTTGGAATTGATGTAAGCAAGTCTACTTCTACTGTTTGCGAGCTTATTGGTGAAAGCAAAAATGAACTGACAATTACCAATGATCGTCCTGGTTTTGTTCAGCTGCTCAAAGAACTGTCTGCTTTTTCTAAGCATCCACAAATAATCTTCGAAGCTACAGGAGTCTACTCACGCAGACTGCAGACTTTTCTTGAAGACTATGACTATGATTATATAATTCTTAATCCGCTTAAAGCTAAAAAGAAAATGGATCTTGGGTTAAGATACAACAAGACTGATAAAACTGATGCTTATCATTTAGCATTAATTCAAAAGCTGCATCATCATCCTGTTAATCAAATTCAATCTCAAACCTATAAGCAACTTAATTCACTGAGTCGTTTCTATGATCAGTTAACAAGCGATTTAGTAACGGCTAAAAATAGACTTCATCAAGCCTTACAGTCAACCTTTCCTGAGATTGAAACTTTATTTTGCTCTGCCAAAGGCAAGAATTACTGGCAAATAGTACTCCATTATCCTCACTGTGATTTAGTGAGAAAAAATGATAAAACGCAAATTATTAATTGGTTGATGCAGTTAAAAGGCATTGGCTTTAAGCATGCTCAAAAAACTACAGATAAACTAATCGAGTTAGCCAATAAAGCTTATCCTGTTGTTTCATGTAACAGTGTAGAAGCCGAACAGGTGCAATACTATGCTCAAAGTCTCCTCAATTTGAGTGATCAAAGAGAACAGCTAATTGAGCGAATGGTCAAGTTAGCCAAATCCTTGCCTAATCATGATTTAGAAAACTTGGAAAGCATTCCCGGTTTTGCTCAAACTACCGCAGTTAGAGTCTTGGCAGAATTAGGAGATTTACGCAGATTTAGTAATCCCAATAAAATCAACGCTTTTATTGGGATTGACCCAGGCAGATATCAATCAGGCGAAATGGATTCTAACTTGAGCATTTCTAAGCATGGCAATGCAGTGGCACGTAAGCTGCTTTATCGCGCTATTGGTCAAATTGATAATGCATCAAAGACCAACCCTTGTCATATAGCAGACTATTATGAAAGCAAAAAGCTATCATCTCAAACCAAAGGATTCAAGAAGATAGCTATTGCTTCAATACATAAATTAATCAGAACGATCTATGCTCTGATTATCAAGGATCAACTATATGATTACAACGTAGCCACACATAACCAAAAAGACTTTAGTCGTAATTAA
- the galU gene encoding UTP--glucose-1-phosphate uridylyltransferase GalU, with protein MKVRKAIIPAAGLGTRFLPATKAMPKEMLPIVDKPTIQFIVEEAKAAGIEDILIVTGKNKRAIENHFDSNPELEQDLEATGKVKLLKLTQDITNLGINLYYTRQPHPAGLGDAIYRARSFVGEEPFVVMLGDDLMKDKITLTKQLMNDYDKIHASTIAVMQVPHKEVSKYGVIDPEGKVDKDLYNVKKFVEKPAVDKAPSDFAIIGRYLLTPEIFEILENQKPGRGGEIQLTDAIDTLNQTQRVFAHVFRGQRFDVGNKEGYLETSIQYGLRHPETRDALKKYIIDLGKKLEKE; from the coding sequence ATGAAAGTAAGAAAAGCCATCATTCCAGCTGCAGGTTTGGGGACCCGTTTTCTACCAGCTACTAAAGCTATGCCTAAGGAAATGTTACCAATTGTCGATAAGCCAACAATTCAATTTATTGTTGAAGAAGCTAAAGCTGCAGGAATTGAAGATATTTTAATTGTTACTGGTAAGAATAAGCGAGCAATTGAAAATCACTTTGATTCTAACCCAGAACTTGAACAAGACTTGGAAGCCACTGGTAAGGTTAAGTTATTGAAATTAACTCAAGATATTACTAACTTGGGAATTAATTTATACTACACTCGACAACCACATCCAGCTGGCTTAGGTGATGCAATTTATCGTGCACGTAGCTTTGTGGGAGAAGAACCATTCGTTGTTATGCTTGGTGATGACTTAATGAAGGACAAAATTACATTAACTAAGCAATTGATGAATGATTACGATAAGATTCATGCATCAACAATTGCTGTTATGCAGGTTCCGCATAAGGAAGTTTCCAAGTACGGTGTGATTGATCCTGAAGGCAAGGTGGATAAAGATCTTTACAATGTAAAGAAATTTGTTGAAAAGCCTGCCGTTGACAAGGCACCAAGTGATTTTGCAATTATTGGACGTTACTTACTCACACCGGAAATTTTTGAAATTCTTGAGAATCAAAAGCCAGGTCGCGGTGGTGAAATTCAATTAACTGATGCCATCGATACTTTGAACCAGACTCAACGAGTATTTGCACATGTCTTTAGAGGTCAACGTTTTGATGTAGGTAACAAGGAAGGCTACCTTGAAACCTCAATTCAATATGGTTTAAGACACCCTGAAACTCGCGATGCTTTGAAGAAATATATTATCGACTTAGGCAAGAAGCTTGAAAAGGAATAA
- the wecB gene encoding non-hydrolyzing UDP-N-acetylglucosamine 2-epimerase, producing the protein MNKIKVMTVFGTRPEAIKMAPLVLKLKQDERFEEVTVVSAQHREMLDQVLDIFKIKPDYDFNIMHKNQTLEEITSKVMIDLAKVIKKEKPDIVLVHGDTTTSFAAGLATFYEQTTLGHVEAGLRTWNKYSPFPEEMNRQMTDDLADLYFAPTEVSKANLLKENHPADNIFVTGNTAIDALHETVQKDYHHDVLDEIKPGNKVILVTMHRRENQGEPMRRVFKVMRQVIDSHDDVEIIYPVHLSPKVQQVANEVLGGDPRIHLIEPLDVVDFHNLAKRSYFIMTDSGGVQEEAPSLGKPVLVLRDTTERPEGVKAGTLKLVGTEVDKVRESMLELLENKEAYDKMANAKNPYGDGHASDRIMNAIYYYFNRDTAIKPNDFK; encoded by the coding sequence ATGAACAAGATTAAAGTAATGACTGTTTTTGGTACCCGACCAGAAGCAATCAAGATGGCACCACTTGTTTTAAAATTAAAGCAAGATGAACGTTTTGAAGAAGTTACGGTTGTTTCAGCGCAGCACCGTGAGATGCTTGATCAGGTACTCGATATTTTTAAAATTAAGCCAGACTATGACTTTAACATCATGCATAAGAACCAGACTTTGGAAGAAATTACTTCTAAAGTTATGATTGATTTGGCTAAAGTAATTAAAAAAGAAAAGCCTGATATTGTTTTAGTTCATGGCGATACTACAACTAGTTTTGCGGCAGGACTTGCCACCTTTTATGAACAAACAACTCTGGGGCACGTAGAAGCCGGTCTTCGTACTTGGAATAAATATTCACCGTTCCCTGAAGAGATGAATCGTCAAATGACTGATGACTTGGCAGACTTATATTTTGCTCCAACTGAAGTGTCCAAGGCTAACTTATTAAAAGAAAACCATCCAGCAGATAATATTTTTGTTACAGGTAATACAGCTATCGATGCGCTTCATGAAACTGTTCAAAAAGATTATCATCACGATGTTTTAGATGAAATTAAACCAGGCAATAAGGTTATCTTGGTGACAATGCATAGACGAGAAAATCAGGGCGAACCTATGCGTCGCGTATTTAAAGTCATGCGTCAAGTAATCGATAGCCATGATGATGTAGAAATTATTTATCCGGTCCATTTATCACCAAAAGTACAACAAGTAGCAAATGAAGTACTCGGAGGTGATCCGCGAATCCACTTGATTGAACCGCTTGATGTGGTTGATTTTCATAATTTAGCTAAGCGGAGCTACTTCATTATGACTGATTCTGGTGGCGTTCAAGAAGAAGCACCAAGTCTTGGTAAACCAGTACTTGTGCTTAGAGATACTACTGAACGTCCAGAAGGCGTTAAGGCTGGCACCTTGAAATTAGTGGGCACCGAAGTAGATAAGGTAAGAGAAAGTATGCTTGAACTGCTTGAAAATAAAGAAGCATATGACAAGATGGCTAATGCCAAGAATCCATATGGAGATGGTCATGCCAGCGATCGAATCATGAATGCAATTTATTACTACTTCAATAGAGATACCGCAATCAAACCGAATGATTTTAAATAA